Within Verrucomicrobiota bacterium, the genomic segment CTCAATAACACCACAAAGCCGGGCAAATCCTGATTGAACGAACCGAGTCCATAGGTAATCCAGGAACCCAGGCTCGGATTCCCCGCCCGCATATTGCCCGTGTAAAGAAAGAGCTCGGCGGGCGCGTGATTGAATTGATCGGTCCACATGGATCGAATGACACAGAGATCATCCGCCACGCCGGCCATTTCCGGAATGGTCGAGCTGAACCATCCCCCGGACTGGCCGTGCTGGCTGAAATCGTAGGGTGAACCCAACATCCTCGGCACCCCCTTGATGAAGGCAAAGCGCTGATTCTTCAACAGGGAGTCGGGACACGGCTGCATGTGCAGCTTCTTCAACTCACTCTTGTAATCGAACAAGTCGAGTCCAGGAGGCGCGCCGCTCATGTGCAGATAAATCACCGCGCGCGCTTTGGCGGGCGCGGGAGGCCGTCGCGGCGCCATCGGACGCAGTGGATCCGGCTCGATGATTGAGCCCGCCTGCTCTGCGGCCATCAACTGGCTCAAGGCCAGACCGCCCAGACTCACCCCGCCGGACGCGAAAAACTGACGCCTCGACATCGCCCTCGCCCGCTGCCATCGAAAGTTCCAGTCCATGTCATCACCTCAACCTTTGCTCAACACACCGTCCAGATTCAGCAACACATTCGCCACCACCGTCCAGGCCGCGGCCTCCGCGGGATCCCATCCGTCCGGCAACGCCCCGAGCGGCTCGGACGCGAGGCGCCGCGCATCCTCGGCGCGCTCCCGATAATGCGCGCGCTCCGATTCGAACAACCGGACCAGCGCCCGTTCCTGCTCGTTCGTGGGAACCCGCGAAAGAACCAGCGAAAGCCCGAATCGGACACGCGCGCCCGTATCCTTCCCACCTTCCCGAACAATCCTCCGCGCGAGAGCCTGAGCGGACTCGACATAGACGGGGTCATTCAACGTGACGAACGCTTGAAGGGGGGTGTTGGTCGGCAGGCGCCGCAGCGTGCAGGTTTCCCGGCTTGGCGCGTCAAAGGTGGCCATGCTCGGGTAAGGCACCGTGCGCCGCCAAACCGTGTAAAGCCCGCGTCGATAGCGATCGGTCCCCTGGCTGGTGGGATAGGTGCGCTCGCCGTTGAACGCCGCCTTCCACAAGCCATCGGGTTGCGGCGGAAACACGCTTGGACCGCCCACTTTCGAGGCGAGTAGCCCGCTCGCGGCCAAGGCTTGGTCTCGCACCATTTCGGCATCGAGTCGGCGGCGGGGATAGCGCGACAACAAGCGGTTCTTGGGATCACGCGCAAGCGCCTCGGCGGAAATCTGCGAACTCTGCTGATAGGTGGCACTGGTCACGATGAACTTCAGCAACGCTTTCATGTCCCAACCCAATGCCAAATCAGCGGAGGCATTCGAACCGCCTCTTGGCGAACCAAACATCACCGCGAGCCAGTCCAGCAACTCGGGGTGACTGGGCAGTTGCCCTTGGGTGCCAAAGTCCTCCTCCGTTTCCACCAACCCCGCACCGAACAACTGCGCCCAATAACGATTCACCGCCACCCGGGCGGTCAGCGGATTGTCCGGACTAAACAACCAATCCACGACCCCCAGGCGATTCAAGGGCGCGCCCTCCGGCCAGGCTCCAAAGGCGGCGGGAATCCCTGCTTCCACAGTCTCGCCCGGACTCAAGAAACTTCCCTTGTTCAAGAATCGGGTTGACCGCTTTTTCTCCGACGCCAGTTCGCGCATCACGGGAACCGGGATCGATTTCAAGCCGGCGATTTTCTTCTTCAAACCCTGGATCTCTTCATTCACCTCTGCCGTGGACTTGGCGTGTTTGCGAAACCACTCCTTGAGGGGAACCGACCC encodes:
- a CDS encoding DUF1553 domain-containing protein encodes the protein QEYYRFYALFNQTEDNDQPDERPTLPLYDAETKRRLQEFHGEIAKWEVRLAQDTPGFLDEFRNWVASRAQGEQWETIEPSALTSEKGTVLARLSDGSNLATNVAATRETYFVKTRLTSAGVTGVRLEALPHDELPEKGPGHAGGNFVLNEFSASFTPDEAKPVIARTVRIELPGANRMLSLAEVQVWSQGTNAALKAATKQSSTDYAGPPELAVDGNTDGHYDRAKSTTHTRAEKDPWWEVDLGRNVTVEKVTVWNRTDNNLANRLDGARLVALDERRAEVFSTVMTRAPATQETFALDGSRALKFVAASADYHQSEYHVEKAIDGSSAQKSGWAVGGELGRPHQAVFELSGAVGPGTVTFKLEHSFGDRQALGRFRLAVTRDQTPLRVLPRTLAESFADGPAYRNGGLGSVPLKEWFRKHAKSTAEVNEEIQGLKKKIAGLKSIPVPVMRELASEKKRSTRFLNKGSFLSPGETVEAGIPAAFGAWPEGAPLNRLGVVDWLFSPDNPLTARVAVNRYWAQLFGAGLVETEEDFGTQGQLPSHPELLDWLAVMFGSPRGGSNASADLALGWDMKALLKFIVTSATYQQSSQISAEALARDPKNRLLSRYPRRRLDAEMVRDQALAASGLLASKVGGPSVFPPQPDGLWKAAFNGERTYPTSQGTDRYRRGLYTVWRRTVPYPSMATFDAPSRETCTLRRLPTNTPLQAFVTLNDPVYVESAQALARRIVREGGKDTGARVRFGLSLVLSRVPTNEQERALVRLFESERAHYRERAEDARRLASEPLGALPDGWDPAEAAAWTVVANVLLNLDGVLSKG